CGTCCCGGACCGCATCGACTGCAATCCGAACGCGCCCGGGCACCGCTGAATAGCGGCGCGCATTTCCGGTCTGGTCGCACCTGAAAGGTCAGCCACCCGACCGGTCGGCCATGGCGCAATGGCGCCAATTCGGTACCCGCGCATGCCGGATCAACCGCACGGAGAAACCCGTCCACAATCGCCGAGCGGGCAATGTCTGCATAAGCAATAGTTACCTTGGTTCCGCGAATGCGAAACCAAGGTAACTATTGCAAAGTCGCAGAATTCTCTAGTGGGCCGAGGAAAGCTCGTTCGGGCAGTAAATGGCCTCGGCGAGCTGGGCGAACTGGGCGTCCTGTAATGACGTGGCGTTGGCACGGTCGGTCTGAGCCGTGAACAGCAGCGCCTCGGCCTCGGTGTGGCCCTGGTTCAGGTACAGACACATGGCCGTCGCTCGGCCGACCGCCAAGTACGGGTTGACGTAGGGGATTCCGGCCTTGTCGAGCTGCTGGATGAACGTGGAATCAGCGGTGGAGTCGGCGTGTGCCGGCGCCGCGCCCACCCCCGCGCCTGCCACAATGGCCCCGACAGCCAACCCGGCAGCAGCCAGCATTGAGAACTTGACCATGATCTGTCCATTCACGAGGGGTACTTACTCGAATCGTACGCCGCTGATACCGGTAGGGGTACCCGAAATTTGAACGAAACCGCATTCAAAAGCCCGAACACACCGTGAGTAGTCAACGCCGCAACGATTCGCTTGATCTATACATCGCTTCGCTCCCGGAATTTATTCCGGATCGTTTAGGCCTAAAGCGGCCCGGCCCGCTTCCGCCGGTGCCGAGGTTCCCGTCGGGAACCGGCTATTTGACGCCGGGTAGGCGGCGCAGCACCCGCAATCCGCCGCTCATGAGGCGTGCGTAGTGGTCGGCACGCATCCAGGACGGCACGCCGACCGGCAGCCCGCGTTCGATCGCGATGGTTTGCGGCTCGGTGTATTTCAGGATCCCCTGCTCACCGTGGCGACGACCCAGCCCGGAGGCCTTCATGCCGCCCATCGGCGCGTCGACAGATGCCCACGCGGCGGCGTACCCCTCGTTGATGTTGACCGTTCCGGCCTGCAATCGGGTGGCCACCGCGCGTCCGCGCTTGGGATCGGAGGTCCACACGCTGAAGTTCAAGCCGTACAGACTGTCGTTCGCTTCTTCCACGGCCTCCTCCTCGCTGTGCACGCGATACAGCGAGACCACCGGGCCGAAGGTCTCGTCGGCGAACGCCGCCATGCCCTCGCGCACGCCGCTGAGAATGGTCGGCTCGTAGAAGTACGGGCCGATGTCGGGACGCGGCCTGCCACCGGCGAGCACGGTCGCGCCCTTGTTCACCGCGTCGTCGACGTGATGGGTCACGGTGTCGAGTTGTGTTTGGCTGATCAACGACCCCATGTCAGCCGAATAGTCAAGCGCGGCAGACATTTTGATCGCCGCAGTGGCTGCCACAAAGCGGTCGGTGAACTCCTCCCATAGGGCGTCGGGCACGTAGATGCGTTCCACCGAGATGCACAACTGGCCCGCATTGGAGAATGCCGCCCGTACCGCACCGACGGCAGCCTTGCCGACATCGGCGTCGTCGAGGACCAGCAGCGCGTTCTTGCCGCCCAGTTCCATCGAGCAGTCGATCAGCCTCTTGCCCGCCTGGGCGGCGACCGTGCGGCCGGTGTCGGTGGAACCGGTGAACATCACGTAGTCGGACTGCTCGACGATCGGTGAGCCCAGCTCCGATCCTGATCCCGTGACGCTCTGCACCAGCCCCCGCGGCATCCCCGCCTCTTCGAGTAGCCGCACCGCCCATAGGGCGGAGAACGGCGTCTGATTGTCCGGCTTGGCCAATACGGCATTACCGGCGACGATCGCCGGCAATGCATCGCTGATGCCCAGGGTCAGCGGATAGTTCCACGGCGAGATGATCCCGACCACGCCCTTCGGCAGCCGGTGTTCCCATACCTCGGTCAGGGCCAGCAGCACCCCTTGACGGCGCTTGGGGCACAGGTACTTCTCGGCGGTGTGGGCGTAATAGCGGGCGGTCAGGCATACGTCGGCGACCTCTTCGAAGGCATGGGCGCGGGCCTTGCCGCTCTCCAACTGGATGATGTCGAGAATCTCGTCCTGACGCCGCAGCACCAAGTCGTGAAAGCGCAGCAGAACCTCGGTGCGCTCGCCCAGCGGGCGCTGCGACCAGGCACGTTGCGCCGCACGGGCACGGCCGGCCGCGGCGACGACGTCCTCGGGGGTGCATTGCGGTACGCCGGCGAGCGGCTGTCCGGTCATCGCGTTGGTGACGTCGCGGCGACGGTCACCGTCGGCGGCGTGGACCCGCTGGCTCAGCGCCTGCAGCAACGGCGTGACTTTCGTTGTCTTGGGTTCGGAAATTGCGGTCATCCTGGCACTCCTCGCGGCATTGGGGTTCATGATTCGACTACCCGCGAGGTGGTCGCCGGACACGCGCCGATGAGCTGCAACTGCGATACCGTCACGCACAGCTGGTACCGAGTGTCGCCGATGCGGCCACGGAGAAAGGAGAGCCTCCGTGGAAAAGTTCACACCCTCCGGTCGCCGACGAACTCGAAAGCTGTCGACAACCACTCCGCGGCCCGGATCGGGTATCGGGCCGGCACACCGCAGCCGGTGGCGGGTCCTGGTGGCGGTTCTGCTGATGGCAGTCCCCGCCTGCGGCCACGCGGGTGTCCAACCCGAGGGCTGGACCCTGCGGCTCGACCAGGTCATTCCGGCCGGAATGGCTGAGGCGTCGGTACCGGGTGCGCTCATCGGCGTCTGGAAGCCCGGTGAGGCGCCCTACGTGCGGGCATTCGGACTGAGCGACACCACCACCCGCGCGCCGATGGCCACCGATATGCACATGCGCATCGGCAGCGTCACAAAGACCTTTACGACCACCGCAATCTTGCAGTTGGTGGACCAGGGCAAGGTCGGACTCGACGATCCAATCGGCAAGTATGTGCCGGGAATTCCCAACGGCGACGCGATCACGCTGCGCCAACTGGGTCAAATGCGATCGGGGCTCTTCGACTACTCGACCGAGACGACGCCGCCGAAGCTGGGAGATGAGGGGCTCCAACGAACACCGGAAGAGCTGATCCAGATCGCTGTCGGCCATCCGCCGGCCTTTCCACCCGGAGCGCAATTCGACTACAACAACACCAATACGGTGCTGCTCGGCATGGTGGTCCAGAAGGTGTCCGGCCAGTCGTTGACCGACTTCATTCGCGACCACATCACCCAGCCGCTCCACATGCAGCACACCGTGTTGCCGGTCGGCGCCGAGATTCCCTCGCCACACGCGCACGGCTACACCAAGCGTCCGAGCGGCCAGATCCACGATGCCACCGACTTCAACCCGTCGTGGGGGTGGGCGGCGGGAGCCATGGTCTCGACCCTCGACGACATGCGCATCTGGGCGCGCACTGTGGCGGAAGGCGCGTTGCTCTCGAAGGCCGCACAGGCCCAACGCCTCGAATTCCTGCTCGCGCCGTCGGAAGGAACCGGCTCGCTGTACGGCTTCGGTCTCGAGAACCAAAACGCCTGGATAGGCCACAACGGGAACATCTCCGGCTACCAGTCATACGTCTATTACCTCCCCGTCGAGGGCACGACACTGCTCATGCTCGTCAACTCGAATGTCGAGGTCCTCGGGGTGTGGAACTTCTTCACCAAGATCGCGAACATCGTCAGCCCCGCTCACTCCTGGCCGGCCCCACCGGCATAGCAGCAAGCGCGCGTCCGCCCGCGGAAGAAGGAGAGCCTCCGTGGAAACGTTCACCCCCTCCATCGACTGGGGCCACGAGCTGGTCGCGTCGTTGCGGTGGATTCTTCAGGCCTGGGCGGTCAGCGGGGCATGCCTGCTCGTCGTCGCGGTGCTGGTCGTCCGGTTCACCCGCTGGGGCACTCAGTTCTGGCGCATCACCGGCCAGTACTACACGGGCCGGCACAGCGTCCCGGTCTGGGGTTTGTTCGGCGCGCTGCTGCTGTCGGTCATCACCTCGGTGCGGCTGACGGTGTTGTTCACCTACTACAGCAACGACCTGTATTCGGCGCTTCAGGCCGCGTTCCAGGGCGCCGCCGCCGGCAATGACGCGGCGCGGGACTCGGGCATCCACGGCTTTTGGGTGGCCATCTGGACCTTCTGTGTCATCGCGGTCCTGCAGGTGATCCAGGTGATGACGGATTTGTATGTCACGCAACGGTTTTTGATCCGATGGCGGGTATGGCTCACCGACCGGCTGACTGCGGACTGGCTCGACGGGCGGGCTTACTATCGGGGCCGGTTCCTGGAAACCACGATCGACAACCCCGACCAGCGCATCCAGCAGGACATCGACATCTTCACCGCAGGTGTCGGTGGCGCGCCCAACAGCCCGTCGGTCGGCACATCGGCCACGTTGCTGTTCGGCGCGGTCCGATCGGTTGTCTCGGTGGTATCTTTTGCCGCGATCTTGTGGCGACTGTCCGGAACCTTGACCATCTTCGGGATCGACATTCCGAAAGCGCTGTTCTGGGTCTTGTTCGGCTACGTCTCGATGGCGACGGTGGTCGCCTTCTGGATCGGTCACCCTCTCATCCGGTTCAGCTTCCGCAACGAGCTGTTCAACGCCGCCTTCCGGTATGCGCTGGTGCGGCTGCGCGACGCCGCCGAGGCGATCGGCTTCTACCGCGGCGAACGCGCGGAACGCTCCCAGCTCGGGACCCGGTTCGCCGACACGATTGCCAACTACCGCCGCTACGTGCGACGAACGATCGGCTTCCTCGGCTGGAACGTCACGATGAGCCAGACCATCAACCCGCTGCCGTTCATCGTGCAAGCGCCGCGACTGTTCGCGGGCAGCATCAAACTCGGAGACGTGATCCAATCCGCCGGCGCCTTCGGCCAGATCGAGGATTCACTGTCGTTCTTCCGCAACGCCTATGACCGATTCGCCAGCTATCGGGCCGCGATCATGCGCCTCAACGGGCTGGCGGAAGCCAATGCCAAGGCGCGCAAACTTCCTGAGCTGCACACCGTCGCCACCGGGGATGTCGCGATAGAACTCGACGACGTCGAGGTCCGCTCACCCACCGGCACGCAATTGATCGAGCCGCTCAATGTGCGGCTGGTGCCCGGCGACGCACTGGTCATCACCGGCACGTCCGGTTGCGGCAAGACGTCACTGCTGCGCACGCTGGCCGGGCTCTGGCCGTACGCCTCGGGCACGCTGCGCTATCCGGACGGCCGGGACGGAGTCATGTTCGTCCCGCAGCTGCCCTATCTTCCGCTGGGCAACCTGCGCGCCGCGACGAGCTACCCGGCGATGGAGGGTGAGATCGACGACCTGACGCTGCGCGACGCCCTGGCCAAAGTCACCTTGCCCAACCTCATCAGCCGGCTCGACGACGCCGAGGACTGGGCCAAGGTGCTCTCCCCCGGTGAGCAGCAACGCATCGCGTTCGCCCGCGTCCTGGTGACCAGACCCAAGGCGGTGTTCCTCGACGAAGCCACCTCGGCTCTCGACGAGGGACTGGAGTTCGCGCTCTATGACCTGCTGCGAAAAGAGCTGCCGGACTGCATCGTGGTCAGCGCCAGCCACCGCAGCACCGTCGAACCGCATCATCACCAGGAGCTGGAATTGTTGGGCAACGGCCCGTGGCGCCTGAGCCGCATCGGCGAACCGGTGGCCTCAATGTGAGCGGGCGGCTTTTCAAATCGCGGTAGCTTCTCGACATAGCGTCGCCACGACGCCATGGCACAGGAGCGTTCACCATGGATACCTTCACGCCGTCGATCGACTGGAGCAACGAGGTTGCGGGGTCGTTGTGGTGGCTTGCCGAAGCCTGGACGATCAGCGGCGCGGGCCTGTTGGCCGTCGGGACGCTCATCGCCCGCTACACCACATGGGGCCGGCAGTTCTGGGAGGTGACCGGAGGATACTTCAAGGGCCACAACAGTATTCCGGTGTGGGGCCGGCTGGCCCTGCTGCTGATGCTGGTGATGGTCGCGGTGCGGATCAATATTCTGCTGAGCTATTACAGCAACGACTTGTACACCGCGCTGCAGGTGGCGTTCGAGGGAGCCGCCAGCGGCGACATGCGGGTCCGCAACTCCGGCATCCACGGCTTCTGGATGGCCATCGCGACCTTTTCCGTCCTGGCGGTCATCTACATCACGCGCGCCGTGGTCGACCAGTTTCTGATGCAGGAGTTCATCATCCGGTGGCGGGTCTGGCTCACGCACCGATTGATGGGCGACTGGCTGGGTGACCGCGCCTACTATCGCGGACAGTTCATCGACCACCCCATCGACAACCCCGACCAGCGCATCCAGCAAGACGTCGACGCTTTCACCGCATGCTCGGGCGGCATGGCGAACATCCCCGCGAACGGGACCGCCAAAACCCTGCTGTTCGGTGCCGTGCAGGCGGTGGTGTCGGTGGTGTCGTTCGCCGCGATCCTGTGGGAACTGTCGTTCCCGATCACCGTCGCGGGTCTGCAGATTCCGCGGGCGCTGTTCTGGATCGTCATCGCCTACATCACGTTCGCCACGGTGGTCGCCTTCTGGATCGGACGTCCGCTGATCCGGTTGAGCTTCCGCAACGAAAAGCTCAACGCGGTCTTCCGCTACGCCCTGGTGCGGTTGCGCGACGCCGGCGAGGCAGTCGGCTTCTACCGCGGAGAGCGAGCCGAAAGTGTGGAATTGAACGGGCGATTCGCGGGGGTGATCACGAACTATCGCGGCTATCTGCGGCGCAGCGTGGCCTTCACCGGCTTCAATGTGGCGGTGAGCCAGCCGATCGGGCTGCTGCCGTTCCTGATTCAGGCGCCGCATTTGTTCGCGGGCTCGTTCAAACTCGGCTACGTCATGCAATCCACGCAGGCATTCGGCACGGTTCACGATTCGCTGTCGTTCTTCCGTAACGCCTATGACCTGTTCGCCAGCTACCGCGCCTCCATCCTTCGGGTGCACGGCCTGGTCGAGTCCAACGCCAAGACCCGTGCGTTGCCGAAACTGCACACCGCGCCCAGCGTCGACGGCTCGGTCGAATTGGACGAGGTCGAGGTGCGCACGCCGGACGGCCTGCAATTGGTGGAGCCGCTCAGCATGAGACTCGCTCCGGGCGACTCCATGGTGATCGTCGGCCGGTCCGGGTCGGGCAAGACCACGCTGCTGCGCAGCCTCGCCCAGTTGTGGCCGTTCACATCCGGGACGTTGCGACACCCCAGCCAAGACAACGCGACGATGTTCTTGAGCCAGTTGCCATATGTGCCCCTGGGCAATCTGCGTGCCGTGGTGTCCTACCCGGCCGCCGAGGGCGACATCGCCGACCGCAGGCTGCGCGACGTGTTGGCCAAAGTGGCGCTGGCTCACCTGCGCGACCGGCTGGATCAGGTTCAGGACTGGGCCAAGGTGCTCTCCCCCGGCGAACAGCAGCGGATCGCGTTCGCTCGCATCCTGCTCACCAGGCCCAGCGCGGTGTTCCTCGACGAGGCAACGTCTGCGCTCGACCCGGGACTCGAATATTCGCTGTACCAATTGCTTCGCACCGAGTTGCCGGAGACCGTGGTGGTATCGGTCAGCCACCGCAACACCGTCGAGCCACATCACGAGCAGCAGTTGGCGCTGCTGGGCGGCGGGGCCTGGCGGGTGGGGAAGGTCGGCGAACGTGGCAGCATGAGTCTGTGACCGGGTCTGTCTCCACAACGTCGCTGTCCTGGGATGTGGTGCTCGTCGATAAGCCGGATGACGTCAACGTCGTGATCGGCCAGGCGCACTTCATCAAGACGGTCGATGACCTCCACGAGGCGCTGGTGGGGGTGAGTTCAGCACTACGGTTCGGGCTGGCGTTCTGCGAGGCGTCCGGGCCGCGATTGGTTCGACGCAGCGGTAACGACCCCGCGTTGGTGGAGCTCGCAACCAACACCGCCCTGGCGATCGCGGCCGGACACTGCTTCGTGATCTTCCTGCGCGAGGGCTTCCCGATCAGCGTCCTCAATCCGGTGAAAGCGGTGCCCGAGGTCTGCACGATTCACTGCGCCACGGCCAATCCCGTTGAAGTCGTGGTCGCGGTGACGGAGCGCGGGCGGGGCATCGCGGCCGTGATCGACGGTCAACCACCCCTCGGGGTGGAGACCGATCGTGACGTCACCGAGCGGCGCGAGCTACTGCGCGCCATCGGTTACAAGCTCTGACTGCTGTCAGATAATCGAGCCGCTCCGGTCAGCGCTTGCTGTACAGGGACTCGATCTCGGCGGCGAAACGCTGCGCCACCACATTGCGTTTCACCTTCAGCGTCGGGGTCAGCTCACCGGTCAAAACCGTGAAGTCGACCGGCAGAATGCGGAACCGCCGGATCGATTCGGCTTGAGAAACGGCCTGATTGGCTTGCTTGACCGCCTGGTCGATCTCGCCGGCCAGATCGGGGTCGTCGATCAGATCGGCCACCGACGCCGTCGCGTCTTTACCGTGGTGCTGCTTCCACACGTCGAACCCTTCCGGGTCGATCGCTATCAGTGCGGCCACGTACGGCTTGTTGTCCCCGACCACCATGGCCTGGCTGACCAGCGGGTGCGCGCGCAACTGGTCTTCGAGGACAGCCGGCGCGACGTTCTTGCCGCCGGCTGTCACGATGATCTCCTTCTTGCGGCCGACGATCGACAAGAAGCCGTCGGCGTCGACCGACCCGAGGTCGCCGGTGTGGAACCACCCGTTGACGATCGCCTCGGCAGTGGCGTTCTCGTTGTGCCAGTAGCCGGTGAACACCACGCCGCCGCGCACCAGCACCTCGCCGTCATTGGCGATCGCCATGCTGTTGCCGGGCAACAACTTGCCGACCGTGCCGACCCGCTCCTCGCCGATCCGGTTCACGGTGATCGCGGCGCTGGTCTCGGTGAGCCCGTAGCCCTCGTAGATGGTCACCCCGATGCCGCGGTAGAAGTGGCACAGCCGTTTGCCCAACGGCGCTCCCCCGGAGACCGCGGCATGGCAGTTGCCACCGAGCGCAGCGCGTAGTTTGCCGTACACCAGCCGGTCGAACAGCGCGTGCCTGGCCCGCAGCAGCAAACTCGGACCGCCGGCGTCCCGGGCCGTGCTCCATTCGATCGCGGTGCGAGCGGCGGCGTCGAAGATCTTGCCCCTGCCGCTATCCTGGGCCTTCAATTCGGCTGTGTTGTAGACCTTTTCGAACACCCGGGGCACCGACACCACCACCGTCGGCTGGAACACAGCCAACGTGGACACCAGGTTCTTGATGTCGCTGGTGTACCCGATCGTGACCTTGTTGGCGAATGCCGACATGGACAGTGAACGCGCCAGCACATGCGCCAGCGGCAAGAAGACCAGCAGCCGTTCGCTCTTGCGCAACAACGTCGGAAAGCACGACGCCGCGCCGCGCGCCTCGTACAGCAGATTCGAGTGGGTCAGCTGGCAGCCCTTCGGGCGGCCCGTCGTTCCCGAGGTGTAAATCAGCGTCGCGGGGTCGGCGGCCCGCAACGACGCCAGCCGTTGGTCGAGTTGGCCGACGTCCACTGCCTTGCCGGCCTCGGCCAGCTCGTCGAGGGCCGTCGGGCCGCTCGACTCGAGCTGCAGGATTTTTCGCAGGCTCGGCAGCTCGTCGCTGAGCTCCTTGATCACCTGGGCGTGGGCGTCGGTCTCGGCGATCGCCAGCACGGCCCCGGAATCCTCCAGCACCCAGCGCACCTGCTCGGCCGAGGAGGTGTCGTAGATCGGGACGGTGACCGCGCCCACCGAAAGGATCGCGTAGTCAAGGATCACCCACTCGTAGCGGGTGGCCGACAAAATCGCGACTCGATCACCGGCATTGACGTTCTCGGCGATCAAACCCAGTGCCGTGGCGCGGATCTGCTGGGCCGCCTCCGCGCAGGTCACGTCGGTCCACACCCCGTCGACCAGGCGCTGGAAGATCACATGATCGGGGTCGTCGCGCTCGTGTGCGTACACACTGCCGGCGATGTGGTCGGTGTCGGCGACGGTGAAATCCGCGGCAACATTGAATTCACGCATGGTCTGGGGTCCCTTGCAGCTGGTCGCGATTGGATTCGACTTATGGGTTACGGTCGCCCGACGGGACGGTCTCCACGGGCGTGAACGGTTTTTCGATGAAACACCTCCTGGCCTCTGCCGATTGCCGCCGGCAAGTCCGGTGCGAAGCATTATCCACCGACGCTAGCCGCCTGCGCAGTTTGCTTCCACATGGCCCGGCAGCGTCGTGGGGTCTCGGGTACTTGACACAGCGGCACCGGCCGCTGAGGGTCAACGGCATGTCCGTGGTGCGCGGGACCGGGCTGTCCAACTACCCGAAGCTGGCCGCCGAGTTGGGCGGTGACCCGGCCAGCCTGCTGCGGGCAGTGGGTATCCGTGACCGAGACGTCGGCAACTACGACGCGTTCATACCGTTCCGCGCGGCGATCAGGGCAATGGAATCGGCCGCAGAGGCAACGGCCACACCGGATTTCGGGCGCAGGTTGGCCCGGCGACAGAGTATCGAGATCCTGGGACCGGTGGGCGTGGCCGCTCGAACCGCCGCGACGGTGGCCGACGCCTTGTCGATCTTCAACACCTTCATGGCGGCGTACAGCCCGGTTATCCGCATACAGATCACCTCGTCGGCCGATGCACAGCGGTCATTCATCGGAATCCAGTTCCTCCTCGACGAAGCGATTCCCTGTCCGCAGACGCTGGAACTGGCGTTGGGCGTCTCGCTCGGGGTGTTACGCCTACTGATGGGCGCCGACTACGCCCCGCTGGCGGTGCACCTATCCCACGACCCGGTTACCGCACCGGCCGACTACGCGCAGTATTTCGGCTGCACGCCGTACTTCGCCGAAC
The nucleotide sequence above comes from Mycobacterium pseudokansasii. Encoded proteins:
- a CDS encoding DUF732 domain-containing protein translates to MVKFSMLAAAGLAVGAIVAGAGVGAAPAHADSTADSTFIQQLDKAGIPYVNPYLAVGRATAMCLYLNQGHTEAEALLFTAQTDRANATSLQDAQFAQLAEAIYCPNELSSAH
- a CDS encoding succinic semialdehyde dehydrogenase; translation: MTAISEPKTTKVTPLLQALSQRVHAADGDRRRDVTNAMTGQPLAGVPQCTPEDVVAAAGRARAAQRAWSQRPLGERTEVLLRFHDLVLRRQDEILDIIQLESGKARAHAFEEVADVCLTARYYAHTAEKYLCPKRRQGVLLALTEVWEHRLPKGVVGIISPWNYPLTLGISDALPAIVAGNAVLAKPDNQTPFSALWAVRLLEEAGMPRGLVQSVTGSGSELGSPIVEQSDYVMFTGSTDTGRTVAAQAGKRLIDCSMELGGKNALLVLDDADVGKAAVGAVRAAFSNAGQLCISVERIYVPDALWEEFTDRFVAATAAIKMSAALDYSADMGSLISQTQLDTVTHHVDDAVNKGATVLAGGRPRPDIGPYFYEPTILSGVREGMAAFADETFGPVVSLYRVHSEEEAVEEANDSLYGLNFSVWTSDPKRGRAVATRLQAGTVNINEGYAAAWASVDAPMGGMKASGLGRRHGEQGILKYTEPQTIAIERGLPVGVPSWMRADHYARLMSGGLRVLRRLPGVK
- a CDS encoding serine hydrolase domain-containing protein; the protein is MEKFTPSGRRRTRKLSTTTPRPGSGIGPAHRSRWRVLVAVLLMAVPACGHAGVQPEGWTLRLDQVIPAGMAEASVPGALIGVWKPGEAPYVRAFGLSDTTTRAPMATDMHMRIGSVTKTFTTTAILQLVDQGKVGLDDPIGKYVPGIPNGDAITLRQLGQMRSGLFDYSTETTPPKLGDEGLQRTPEELIQIAVGHPPAFPPGAQFDYNNTNTVLLGMVVQKVSGQSLTDFIRDHITQPLHMQHTVLPVGAEIPSPHAHGYTKRPSGQIHDATDFNPSWGWAAGAMVSTLDDMRIWARTVAEGALLSKAAQAQRLEFLLAPSEGTGSLYGFGLENQNAWIGHNGNISGYQSYVYYLPVEGTTLLMLVNSNVEVLGVWNFFTKIANIVSPAHSWPAPPA
- a CDS encoding ABC transporter ATP-binding protein/permease, with translation METFTPSIDWGHELVASLRWILQAWAVSGACLLVVAVLVVRFTRWGTQFWRITGQYYTGRHSVPVWGLFGALLLSVITSVRLTVLFTYYSNDLYSALQAAFQGAAAGNDAARDSGIHGFWVAIWTFCVIAVLQVIQVMTDLYVTQRFLIRWRVWLTDRLTADWLDGRAYYRGRFLETTIDNPDQRIQQDIDIFTAGVGGAPNSPSVGTSATLLFGAVRSVVSVVSFAAILWRLSGTLTIFGIDIPKALFWVLFGYVSMATVVAFWIGHPLIRFSFRNELFNAAFRYALVRLRDAAEAIGFYRGERAERSQLGTRFADTIANYRRYVRRTIGFLGWNVTMSQTINPLPFIVQAPRLFAGSIKLGDVIQSAGAFGQIEDSLSFFRNAYDRFASYRAAIMRLNGLAEANAKARKLPELHTVATGDVAIELDDVEVRSPTGTQLIEPLNVRLVPGDALVITGTSGCGKTSLLRTLAGLWPYASGTLRYPDGRDGVMFVPQLPYLPLGNLRAATSYPAMEGEIDDLTLRDALAKVTLPNLISRLDDAEDWAKVLSPGEQQRIAFARVLVTRPKAVFLDEATSALDEGLEFALYDLLRKELPDCIVVSASHRSTVEPHHHQELELLGNGPWRLSRIGEPVASM
- a CDS encoding ABC transporter ATP-binding protein/permease translates to MDTFTPSIDWSNEVAGSLWWLAEAWTISGAGLLAVGTLIARYTTWGRQFWEVTGGYFKGHNSIPVWGRLALLLMLVMVAVRINILLSYYSNDLYTALQVAFEGAASGDMRVRNSGIHGFWMAIATFSVLAVIYITRAVVDQFLMQEFIIRWRVWLTHRLMGDWLGDRAYYRGQFIDHPIDNPDQRIQQDVDAFTACSGGMANIPANGTAKTLLFGAVQAVVSVVSFAAILWELSFPITVAGLQIPRALFWIVIAYITFATVVAFWIGRPLIRLSFRNEKLNAVFRYALVRLRDAGEAVGFYRGERAESVELNGRFAGVITNYRGYLRRSVAFTGFNVAVSQPIGLLPFLIQAPHLFAGSFKLGYVMQSTQAFGTVHDSLSFFRNAYDLFASYRASILRVHGLVESNAKTRALPKLHTAPSVDGSVELDEVEVRTPDGLQLVEPLSMRLAPGDSMVIVGRSGSGKTTLLRSLAQLWPFTSGTLRHPSQDNATMFLSQLPYVPLGNLRAVVSYPAAEGDIADRRLRDVLAKVALAHLRDRLDQVQDWAKVLSPGEQQRIAFARILLTRPSAVFLDEATSALDPGLEYSLYQLLRTELPETVVVSVSHRNTVEPHHEQQLALLGGGAWRVGKVGERGSMSL
- a CDS encoding adenosine-specific kinase, whose amino-acid sequence is MTGSVSTTSLSWDVVLVDKPDDVNVVIGQAHFIKTVDDLHEALVGVSSALRFGLAFCEASGPRLVRRSGNDPALVELATNTALAIAAGHCFVIFLREGFPISVLNPVKAVPEVCTIHCATANPVEVVVAVTERGRGIAAVIDGQPPLGVETDRDVTERRELLRAIGYKL
- a CDS encoding AMP-dependent synthetase/ligase, with the protein product MREFNVAADFTVADTDHIAGSVYAHERDDPDHVIFQRLVDGVWTDVTCAEAAQQIRATALGLIAENVNAGDRVAILSATRYEWVILDYAILSVGAVTVPIYDTSSAEQVRWVLEDSGAVLAIAETDAHAQVIKELSDELPSLRKILQLESSGPTALDELAEAGKAVDVGQLDQRLASLRAADPATLIYTSGTTGRPKGCQLTHSNLLYEARGAASCFPTLLRKSERLLVFLPLAHVLARSLSMSAFANKVTIGYTSDIKNLVSTLAVFQPTVVVSVPRVFEKVYNTAELKAQDSGRGKIFDAAARTAIEWSTARDAGGPSLLLRARHALFDRLVYGKLRAALGGNCHAAVSGGAPLGKRLCHFYRGIGVTIYEGYGLTETSAAITVNRIGEERVGTVGKLLPGNSMAIANDGEVLVRGGVVFTGYWHNENATAEAIVNGWFHTGDLGSVDADGFLSIVGRKKEIIVTAGGKNVAPAVLEDQLRAHPLVSQAMVVGDNKPYVAALIAIDPEGFDVWKQHHGKDATASVADLIDDPDLAGEIDQAVKQANQAVSQAESIRRFRILPVDFTVLTGELTPTLKVKRNVVAQRFAAEIESLYSKR
- a CDS encoding AraC family transcriptional regulator, which gives rise to MSVVRGTGLSNYPKLAAELGGDPASLLRAVGIRDRDVGNYDAFIPFRAAIRAMESAAEATATPDFGRRLARRQSIEILGPVGVAARTAATVADALSIFNTFMAAYSPVIRIQITSSADAQRSFIGIQFLLDEAIPCPQTLELALGVSLGVLRLLMGADYAPLAVHLSHDPVTAPADYAQYFGCTPYFAERRSGFTVRTADLSRPLNRDDVAHRAVVDYLSSITPLGAGIVESVRAIVRQLLPTGAATLDLVAEQFHLHPKTLQRRLADEGTTFAVLVDQVRKDTADRYLRTTGISLSHLTRELGYAEQSVLTRSCKRWFGAGPAAYRNRTRLPAFARA